In a genomic window of Sphingomonas koreensis:
- a CDS encoding NADH-quinone oxidoreductase subunit M yields the protein MSGILSLMLIVPLAAALICLFVNANQARWIALGATLIDLALGGVLWANFEIGGAQWQFVEYTPIFGRFAWALGIDGFALLLILLSVFLMPICIGASWEAITTRVQEYMAAFLITEVLMIGTFAAQDIFLFYIFFEAGLIPMFLIIGIWGGANRIYASYKFFLYTLLGSVLMLIAMMYMTITAGTTYIPDLMAYDFPAHVQTWLWLAFFASFAVKMPMWPVHTWLPDAHVQAPTAGSVILAGVLLKLGGYGFLRFSLPMFPEASAQLIWLVFGLSCVAVVVTSLIALVQNDMKKLIAYSSVAHMAIVTIGLFTFNRQGIEGAMMVMLGHGLVSGALFLCVGVIYDRLHTREIDRYGGLAINMPKYAVLFMLFTMASVGLPGTSNFVGELLALMGAYQVSTLVTLIATTGIILGAAYMLYLYRRVVFGDLVKDDVKAMPDLNKREMALLAPLAAVVLWMGVYPESFLAPMRNDVATLLERIDRAKPAGDSLPTPGNPAAAHAAEHKSAGHGEAAKGAAH from the coding sequence ATGAGCGGCATTCTCTCCCTCATGCTCATCGTGCCGCTCGCCGCGGCGCTGATCTGCCTGTTCGTCAATGCCAATCAGGCGCGCTGGATCGCGCTTGGCGCGACGCTGATCGATCTCGCGCTCGGCGGCGTGCTCTGGGCCAATTTCGAGATTGGCGGCGCTCAGTGGCAGTTCGTCGAATACACCCCGATCTTCGGGCGTTTCGCCTGGGCGCTGGGTATCGACGGCTTCGCGCTGCTGCTGATCCTGCTCTCGGTCTTCCTCATGCCGATCTGCATCGGGGCGAGCTGGGAAGCGATCACGACACGGGTCCAGGAGTATATGGCGGCGTTCCTGATCACCGAAGTGCTGATGATCGGCACCTTCGCGGCGCAGGACATCTTCCTCTTCTATATCTTCTTCGAAGCCGGCCTGATCCCGATGTTCCTGATCATCGGCATCTGGGGCGGGGCGAACCGCATCTACGCGTCGTACAAATTCTTCCTCTACACGCTGCTCGGCTCGGTGCTGATGCTGATCGCGATGATGTACATGACCATCACCGCGGGCACGACCTACATCCCCGATCTGATGGCGTACGACTTCCCGGCGCATGTCCAGACATGGCTGTGGCTCGCCTTCTTCGCCTCGTTCGCGGTCAAGATGCCGATGTGGCCGGTCCACACCTGGCTTCCCGACGCGCACGTTCAGGCGCCGACCGCGGGTTCGGTGATCCTGGCGGGCGTGCTGTTGAAGCTCGGCGGCTACGGCTTCCTGCGCTTCAGCCTGCCGATGTTCCCGGAGGCTTCGGCGCAGCTCATCTGGCTGGTCTTCGGCCTGTCGTGCGTCGCGGTCGTGGTCACCTCGCTGATCGCGCTCGTCCAGAACGACATGAAGAAGCTGATCGCCTATTCGTCGGTCGCGCACATGGCGATCGTCACGATCGGCCTGTTCACCTTCAACCGTCAGGGGATCGAGGGCGCGATGATGGTGATGCTGGGCCACGGCCTGGTGTCGGGCGCGCTCTTCCTGTGCGTCGGCGTGATCTATGATCGCCTGCACACGCGTGAGATCGACCGTTACGGCGGCCTCGCGATCAACATGCCGAAATATGCCGTGCTGTTCATGCTGTTCACCATGGCGTCGGTCGGCCTGCCGGGCACCAGCAACTTCGTCGGCGAACTGCTGGCGCTGATGGGCGCCTATCAGGTGTCGACGCTGGTCACGCTGATCGCCACCACCGGCATCATCCTCGGCGCCGCCTACATGCTCTACCTCTACCGGCGCGTCGTGTTCGGCGATCTGGTCAAGGACGACGTCAAGGCGATGCCCGATCTCAACAAGCGCGAGATGGCATTGCTCGCCCCGCTCGCCGCGGTGGTGCTGTGGATGGGCGTCTATCCCGAAAGCTTCCTCGCGCCGATGCGCAACGACGTCGCAACGCTGCTGGAGCGGATCGATCGCGCCAAGCCGGCGGGCGACAGCCTGCCGACGCCGGGCAACCCGGCTGCTGCGCACGCTGCTGAACACAAATCCGCCGGACACGGCGAAGCTGCCAAGGGGGCGGCGCACTGA
- the nuoI gene encoding NADH-quinone oxidoreductase subunit NuoI: MSVAQLVRSFTLWEFVKAHALTLKYFFKPKATINYPYEKNPISPRFRGEHALRRYPNGEERCIACKLCEAICPALAITIEAEPREDGSRRTTRYDIDMTKCIYCGLCQEACPVDAIVEGPNFEFATETREELIYHKEKLLENGDRWERAIAANLAADAPYR, encoded by the coding sequence ATGAGCGTCGCCCAACTCGTCCGTTCGTTCACCCTGTGGGAGTTCGTGAAGGCGCATGCCCTCACCTTGAAGTATTTCTTCAAGCCCAAGGCGACGATCAACTATCCGTACGAGAAGAACCCGATCTCGCCCCGCTTCCGCGGTGAGCATGCGCTGCGCCGTTATCCAAATGGCGAGGAGCGCTGCATCGCGTGCAAGCTGTGCGAGGCGATCTGCCCGGCGCTGGCGATCACGATCGAGGCCGAACCGCGTGAGGACGGCAGCCGCCGCACCACGCGCTACGACATCGACATGACCAAGTGCATCTATTGCGGCCTGTGCCAGGAGGCCTGCCCGGTCGATGCCATCGTCGAGGGACCGAATTTCGAGTTCGCGACCGAAACCCGTGAGGAGCTGATCTACCACAAGGAAAAGCTGCTCGAGAATGGCGACCGCTGGGAGCGCGCGATCGCCGCGAACCTTGCCGCCGATGCACCGTACCGGTAA
- the nuoG gene encoding NADH-quinone oxidoreductase subunit NuoG has product MPKVTVDGIAVEVPAGATVLQACEAAGKEIPRFCYHERLSIAGNCRMCLVEVKPGPPKPQASCALPAADNQEIRTDSAMVKAAREGVMEFLLINHPLDCPICDQGGECDLQDQSIAYGRGHSRYTENKRAVTEKYMGPIVKTVMTRCIQCTRCVRFAEEVAGVEEIGAIYRGENMQITSYLEKAVTSELSGNVVDLCPVGALTSKPYAFEARPWELKKTLAIDVMDAVGTNIRIDSRGRGVLRALPRINEDVNEEWAHDKTRHHVDGLSFRRLDKPYVRRDGKLVEASWDEAFSAIAVAAAGAGDKVAAIHGDLLDCETIFAAKALVKSFASDLLEGRQTGMAYDASNMAAVNFNTTIAGVEEADVVLLVGTNLRWEAPLVNTRVRKAIKKGAKVFAIGPETDLTYKVEWLGNDLSLLGKLPKAAADAFKDAQRPMIILGGAALKNGHGAALALAKKLNLVREGWNGFNVLHMAASRMGGLMLGFAMPGGIADIVAAEPKLTFFLGADEVDFSKFANSFNVYIGHHGDKGAHAADVILPGATYAEKAGTYVNLEGRVQRGDKAVFAPGDAREDWTILRALSEKLGKTLPFDTFEQLRAAMAADTPALGEEGLASFDWNPPALDANGSGEVAYPIADFYLTNAICRASPTMQRCSAELIHGQDFAEAAE; this is encoded by the coding sequence ATGCCCAAGGTTACCGTAGACGGGATCGCAGTCGAAGTCCCCGCAGGCGCCACAGTGTTGCAGGCGTGCGAGGCTGCCGGCAAGGAAATCCCGCGTTTCTGCTATCATGAGCGGCTGAGCATTGCCGGCAATTGCCGCATGTGCCTGGTCGAGGTGAAGCCGGGGCCGCCCAAGCCCCAGGCGTCGTGCGCGCTTCCCGCCGCCGACAATCAGGAAATCCGCACCGACAGCGCGATGGTGAAGGCCGCGCGCGAGGGCGTGATGGAGTTCCTGCTGATCAACCATCCGCTCGATTGCCCGATCTGCGATCAGGGCGGCGAGTGCGACCTGCAGGACCAGTCGATCGCCTACGGGCGTGGCCACAGCCGCTACACTGAGAACAAGCGCGCGGTGACCGAAAAGTATATGGGTCCCATCGTCAAGACGGTGATGACCCGCTGCATCCAGTGCACCCGCTGCGTGCGCTTCGCCGAGGAAGTGGCGGGCGTGGAAGAGATCGGCGCGATCTATCGCGGCGAGAACATGCAGATCACGTCGTACCTCGAAAAGGCGGTCACCTCGGAGCTGTCGGGCAACGTCGTCGACCTCTGCCCGGTGGGTGCGCTGACCTCCAAGCCCTATGCCTTCGAGGCGCGGCCGTGGGAGCTCAAAAAGACCCTCGCGATCGACGTGATGGACGCGGTCGGCACCAACATCCGCATCGACAGCCGCGGCCGCGGCGTGCTGCGCGCGCTGCCGCGGATCAACGAAGACGTGAACGAGGAGTGGGCGCACGACAAGACGCGCCACCATGTCGATGGCTTGAGCTTCCGCCGCCTCGACAAGCCCTATGTCCGCCGTGACGGCAAGCTGGTCGAAGCGAGCTGGGACGAAGCCTTCTCGGCGATCGCGGTCGCCGCAGCCGGGGCAGGGGACAAGGTCGCCGCGATCCATGGCGACCTGCTCGATTGCGAGACGATCTTCGCCGCCAAGGCGCTGGTCAAGTCGTTCGCCTCGGACCTTCTCGAAGGCCGCCAGACCGGCATGGCATATGACGCCAGCAATATGGCCGCGGTCAACTTCAACACCACCATCGCAGGGGTCGAGGAGGCGGACGTCGTCCTGCTCGTCGGCACCAATCTGCGCTGGGAAGCGCCGCTGGTGAACACCCGCGTGCGCAAGGCGATCAAGAAGGGCGCCAAGGTCTTCGCGATCGGCCCCGAAACCGACCTCACCTACAAGGTCGAATGGCTCGGCAACGACCTGTCGCTGCTCGGCAAGCTGCCCAAGGCCGCGGCCGACGCGTTCAAGGACGCTCAGCGCCCGATGATCATCCTTGGCGGCGCCGCACTCAAGAACGGCCATGGCGCGGCGCTCGCGCTCGCCAAGAAGCTCAACCTCGTCCGTGAAGGCTGGAACGGCTTCAACGTGCTGCACATGGCGGCGAGCCGCATGGGCGGCCTGATGCTCGGCTTTGCGATGCCCGGCGGTATCGCCGACATCGTCGCGGCGGAGCCGAAGCTCACCTTCTTCCTCGGCGCCGACGAGGTCGATTTCTCGAAGTTCGCCAACAGCTTCAACGTCTATATCGGCCATCACGGCGACAAGGGCGCGCACGCCGCCGACGTTATCCTGCCCGGCGCCACCTATGCCGAAAAGGCCGGAACCTACGTCAATCTCGAGGGGCGCGTGCAGCGCGGCGACAAGGCCGTGTTCGCGCCGGGCGACGCCCGTGAGGACTGGACGATCCTGCGCGCGCTCTCGGAAAAGCTCGGCAAGACGCTGCCGTTCGATACGTTCGAGCAGCTCCGCGCCGCGATGGCCGCCGATACCCCTGCGCTGGGTGAAGAGGGGCTTGCCAGCTTCGACTGGAACCCGCCGGCGCTCGACGCCAACGGCTCGGGCGAAGTGGCGTACCCGATCGCCGACTTCTACCTTACCAACGCCATCTGCCGCGCCTCGCCGACGATGCAGCGTTGCTCGGCCGAACTGATCCACGGCCAGGACTTCGCGGAGGCCGCAGAGTGA
- the nuoK gene encoding NADH-quinone oxidoreductase subunit NuoK encodes MIGLTHYLVVSAILFTMGVLGIFLNRKNLIVILMAIELILLSVNLNLVAFSSYLGDLVGQIFAMFVLTVAAGEAAIGLAILVIYFRGRGTISVDDVNRMKG; translated from the coding sequence GTGATCGGCCTGACCCATTACCTCGTCGTCAGCGCGATCCTGTTCACCATGGGGGTGCTCGGCATCTTCCTGAACCGCAAGAACCTCATCGTCATCCTGATGGCGATCGAGCTGATCCTGCTCTCGGTAAACCTCAACCTGGTGGCGTTCTCGTCCTATCTCGGCGACCTGGTCGGCCAGATCTTCGCGATGTTCGTACTGACCGTCGCTGCGGGTGAGGCCGCGATCGGGCTCGCCATCCTCGTCATCTATTTCCGCGGCCGCGGCACGATCTCGGTCGACGACGTCAATCGGATGAAGGGCTGA
- the nuoL gene encoding NADH-quinone oxidoreductase subunit L: protein MSSIHFIVFLPLLAAIVAGFSNRAFGTAFPKLVTTGGLFVAAILSWMTFIPYLSGTAEPQVVQVLTWMHSGSLNVDWALRVDSLTAVMLVVVTSVSALVHLYSWSYMEEDPDQPRFFAYLSLFTFAMLMLVTADNLLQMFFGWEGVGLASYLLIGFWFKKPSANAAAIKAFVVNRVGDLGFMLGIFGVFLVFGTISIPEILAAAPSHAGSTIGFLGYRFDTLTVLCLLLFIGAMGKSAQLGLHTWLPDAMEGPTPVSALIHAATMVTAGVFMVCRLSPLFEQSPVALGFVTFIGAATCLFAATVGTTQTDIKRVIAYSTCSQLGYMFFAAGVGMYGAAMFHLFTHAFFKALLFLGAGSVIHAMHHEQDMRYYGGLRKHIPVTFWTMMAGTLAITGVGIYWLHAGFAGFHSKDAILEAAYAAGGGGQGAFWVGVFAALLTSFYSWRLMFLTFWGKPRWTQSEHIQHAIHDSHGHDSHGHDDHAHAHDDHHAHADHGDGTGGYKPHESPLPMLVPLLVLSVGAVFAGFAFNKFFIQPEAGEIFWKGAVAFDEHLAHAMHEVPLWVKLSATIVMLLGLFGAWVAYIKSPSIPARFTATFGLLYKFLLNKWYFDELYNVLFVKPAFWFGRIFWKKGDEGTIDRFGPNGSAAVVKFGSILTGKLQSGYVYSYAFVMLIGLTLAVSWVFTR, encoded by the coding sequence ATGTCTTCGATCCATTTCATCGTTTTCCTGCCGCTGCTGGCAGCGATCGTCGCTGGTTTCAGCAACCGCGCGTTCGGTACGGCATTCCCGAAGCTCGTCACCACCGGCGGCCTGTTCGTCGCCGCGATCCTGAGCTGGATGACCTTCATCCCCTATCTCAGCGGTACGGCCGAGCCGCAGGTGGTCCAGGTGCTGACCTGGATGCACTCGGGTAGCCTCAACGTCGACTGGGCGTTGCGCGTCGACAGCCTGACGGCGGTGATGCTGGTGGTGGTGACGAGCGTCTCGGCGCTGGTCCACCTCTACAGCTGGTCGTACATGGAAGAGGACCCGGATCAGCCGCGCTTCTTCGCCTACCTTTCGCTCTTCACCTTCGCGATGCTGATGCTCGTGACCGCGGACAATCTGCTTCAGATGTTCTTCGGCTGGGAAGGCGTCGGTCTGGCGAGCTATCTGCTGATCGGCTTCTGGTTCAAGAAGCCGTCGGCCAATGCCGCCGCGATCAAGGCGTTCGTCGTCAACCGCGTCGGCGATCTCGGCTTCATGCTCGGCATCTTCGGCGTGTTCCTGGTGTTCGGCACGATCTCGATCCCCGAGATCCTCGCCGCCGCGCCCAGCCATGCCGGCAGCACGATCGGCTTCCTCGGCTATCGCTTCGATACGCTGACCGTGCTTTGCCTGCTGCTGTTCATCGGCGCGATGGGGAAGTCGGCGCAGCTCGGCCTGCACACCTGGTTGCCCGACGCGATGGAAGGCCCGACCCCGGTGTCGGCGCTGATCCACGCGGCGACGATGGTCACCGCGGGCGTGTTCATGGTCTGCCGCCTGTCGCCACTGTTCGAACAGTCGCCGGTGGCCCTAGGCTTCGTCACCTTCATCGGTGCCGCGACCTGCCTGTTCGCCGCGACGGTGGGCACGACCCAGACCGACATCAAGCGCGTCATCGCCTATTCGACCTGTTCGCAGCTCGGCTACATGTTCTTCGCCGCAGGCGTCGGCATGTACGGCGCGGCGATGTTCCACCTGTTCACCCACGCCTTCTTCAAGGCGCTGCTGTTCCTGGGTGCCGGCTCGGTGATCCACGCGATGCACCACGAGCAGGACATGCGCTATTATGGCGGCCTGCGGAAACATATCCCGGTCACCTTCTGGACGATGATGGCGGGCACGCTCGCGATCACCGGCGTCGGCATCTACTGGCTGCATGCGGGCTTCGCCGGCTTCCACTCGAAGGACGCGATCCTCGAGGCGGCCTATGCCGCCGGCGGGGGCGGGCAGGGTGCCTTCTGGGTCGGCGTGTTCGCTGCGCTGCTCACCAGCTTCTACAGCTGGCGCCTGATGTTCCTCACCTTCTGGGGCAAGCCGCGCTGGACCCAGTCCGAGCATATCCAGCACGCGATTCACGATTCGCATGGGCATGACTCGCATGGTCATGACGATCACGCGCATGCCCATGACGATCATCATGCGCATGCGGATCACGGCGACGGCACGGGCGGCTACAAGCCGCACGAAAGCCCGCTGCCGATGCTGGTCCCGCTGCTGGTCCTGTCGGTCGGCGCGGTGTTCGCCGGCTTCGCCTTCAACAAGTTCTTCATCCAGCCCGAGGCTGGCGAGATCTTCTGGAAGGGCGCCGTCGCGTTCGACGAGCATCTCGCACACGCGATGCACGAAGTGCCGCTATGGGTGAAGCTGTCGGCAACGATCGTGATGCTGCTCGGTCTGTTCGGGGCGTGGGTGGCGTACATTAAGTCGCCCAGCATCCCTGCGCGCTTCACCGCGACCTTCGGGCTGCTCTACAAGTTCCTGCTCAACAAATGGTATTTCGACGAGCTCTATAACGTGCTCTTCGTGAAGCCCGCTTTCTGGTTCGGCCGCATCTTCTGGAAGAAGGGCGACGAGGGGACGATCGACCGCTTCGGTCCGAACGGCTCGGCGGCTGTCGTCAAGTTCGGCAGCATCCTCACCGGCAAGCTCCAGTCGGGCTACGTCTATAGCTATGCGTTCGTCATGCTGATCGGCCTGACGCTCGCCGTTTCCTGGGTGTTCACGCGATGA
- a CDS encoding NADH-quinone oxidoreductase subunit J: MIQAIAFYMFAAVVILSAAMTISSRNPVHSVLWLILAFFNAAGLMVIAGAEFIAMLLVIVYVGAVAVLFLFVVMMLDIDFAELRAGFVRYAMFGLALAVVLLAEVIIGVGAWSAGGVDLANRIAPTDAGTALGQVSNIKAMGLLLYSRYLYVFEAAGFVLLVAMIGAIVLTHRQRGGVMKQNVWRQINRRSEDAIRKVNQPVGQGVEL; the protein is encoded by the coding sequence GTGATCCAAGCAATCGCCTTCTACATGTTCGCCGCGGTGGTCATTCTGTCCGCCGCGATGACGATCAGCTCGCGCAACCCGGTCCATTCGGTGCTGTGGCTGATCCTCGCCTTCTTCAACGCCGCGGGCCTGATGGTCATTGCCGGTGCCGAGTTCATCGCGATGCTGCTCGTCATCGTCTATGTCGGCGCGGTCGCGGTGCTGTTCCTGTTCGTCGTGATGATGCTCGACATCGACTTTGCCGAGCTGCGTGCGGGCTTCGTCCGCTACGCGATGTTCGGCCTTGCGCTCGCGGTCGTCCTGCTCGCTGAAGTCATCATCGGCGTCGGCGCGTGGAGCGCGGGCGGCGTCGATCTCGCCAACCGTATCGCACCGACCGACGCAGGCACTGCGCTGGGCCAGGTTTCCAACATCAAGGCGATGGGGCTGCTGCTCTACAGCCGTTATCTCTATGTGTTCGAGGCCGCCGGCTTCGTCCTGCTCGTCGCGATGATCGGTGCGATCGTCCTCACCCACCGCCAGCGCGGCGGCGTGATGAAGCAGAATGTCTGGCGCCAGATCAATCGCCGTTCGGAGGATGCCATCCGCAAGGTCAATCAGCCCGTCGGGCAGGGGGTGGAGCTGTGA
- the nuoH gene encoding NADH-quinone oxidoreductase subunit NuoH, with the protein MTAFFQNIFGLPFEWAWFVATIAGILLIALPLMLAVAMIIYADRKIWAAIALRRGPNVVGPLGLLQSFADGLKVFLQETIIPSSANKGLFLLAPIITFTVALIVWAVVPFQAGVVLSNINVGLLYILAASSLGVYGIILAGWASNSKYPFYSAIRAAAQMVSYEVSIGFVLIAVVLWAGTFNLSGIVDAQQGHVLGLLNGFGFNPLLFPMAVVFFISALAETGRAPFDLTEAESELVAGYQTEYSSMAFALYWLGEYANVILMCTLNAVLFWGGYLPPIDWAPLYMVPGIIWLFAKILFFFFCFSWVKATVPRFRYDQLMRLGWKIFLPLSLIFVFLVSGYLMLTRVGVPA; encoded by the coding sequence GTGACCGCTTTCTTCCAGAACATTTTCGGCCTGCCCTTCGAATGGGCGTGGTTCGTCGCGACGATCGCGGGCATCCTGCTGATCGCGCTGCCGCTGATGCTGGCGGTGGCGATGATCATCTATGCCGACCGCAAGATCTGGGCGGCGATCGCGCTGCGCCGCGGTCCCAACGTCGTCGGCCCGCTCGGCCTGCTCCAGTCCTTCGCCGACGGGCTCAAGGTTTTCCTTCAGGAAACCATCATCCCGTCGAGCGCGAACAAGGGCCTGTTCCTCCTCGCGCCGATCATCACCTTCACCGTCGCGCTGATCGTGTGGGCGGTGGTGCCGTTCCAGGCGGGCGTGGTGCTGTCGAACATCAATGTCGGCCTGCTCTACATCCTCGCCGCCTCGTCGCTCGGCGTCTACGGCATCATCCTCGCGGGCTGGGCGTCCAACTCGAAATACCCCTTCTACTCGGCCATCCGCGCCGCGGCGCAGATGGTCAGCTACGAAGTCTCGATCGGCTTCGTGCTGATCGCGGTGGTGCTGTGGGCCGGCACCTTCAACCTGTCGGGCATCGTCGATGCGCAGCAGGGCCATGTCCTCGGCCTGCTCAATGGCTTCGGCTTCAACCCGCTGCTGTTCCCGATGGCGGTGGTGTTCTTCATCTCGGCATTGGCCGAGACCGGCCGCGCCCCGTTCGACCTGACCGAGGCGGAATCGGAACTCGTCGCGGGCTACCAGACCGAATATTCGTCGATGGCCTTCGCGCTCTATTGGCTGGGCGAGTACGCCAACGTCATCCTGATGTGCACGCTCAACGCGGTGCTGTTCTGGGGCGGCTATCTGCCTCCGATCGACTGGGCACCGCTGTACATGGTGCCGGGCATCATCTGGCTGTTCGCCAAGATCCTGTTCTTCTTCTTCTGCTTCAGCTGGGTGAAGGCCACCGTCCCGCGCTTCCGCTACGACCAGCTGATGCGCCTGGGCTGGAAGATCTTCCTGCCGCTGTCGCTGATCTTCGTGTTCCTCGTTTCCGGGTATCTCATGCTTACCCGCGTTGGAGTCCCCGCATGA